DNA sequence from the Penaeus monodon isolate SGIC_2016 chromosome 28, NSTDA_Pmon_1, whole genome shotgun sequence genome:
tttttcttttttcctaaacAAACTACGAGAACTTTTTAAAAGTCTTTGGGTGAGGAAAACCTTCagagcttaattttttttttcataataacgcGCTGAGTGAGTGTTGTGCAGGGTACTAGTACAAGCATCTAGCAATCTCCGCTCCACGAGTCGGTGCCTCCCACTACCAAAGCGTCCTTGGCGTGGTGTCTTGTAGACTAATTTTAATGTCCTCTTGTGGATTTGAATTTCCCTCGCTCAACCACGACCCAAACTAGCATTCAGCACTGTCTCTTAAAAGTTAGTGTCTGCAGTTACAAGCCGTTGTTGTATGGTCGAGAGGGCAGAGTGCCGTGTGATGGCCGAGCGGTGTAGCGGTGGACAATACACTGAGAGCGAGGCCCTCTGGGGCCTGCACTGACCTACCATCACCTACTACAAACAAGGGGCGGCGTGCCGCCCTGGAGGGAAACAAAGTCGCTCGTTGATTGGCTGCCATAGTGGCACCATGCCCACTCGCGCCAGCACAGTCAAGCCTGGAGTACTATTATGAGAGAAAATTCTTAAGAGCTAAATTCTAAGTGTAACTCAGGAGATAAGATTTTCAGCAATTTTAGTTATACCTGATTATAAACTGTAACTTTTGAGAAGAATGACGAACAAATATTCAATCATGAAGACGAGAGGTAGGAACAGAGTGGTAGAAGCACTAGCGATCAGCTGGAGATGTCCAAACGCCAGTGGCGGTGCTTGGTGGANNNNNNNNNNNNNNNNNNNNNNNNNNNNNNNNNNNNNNNNNNNNNNNNNNNNNNNNNNNNNNNNNNNNTCACCGCGGGGGGAAAAGGACTCGCCCGGCCCTGGCTCGCCCGCACTCCTGGTGTATCTTTCCCCGCCGAGCACGCTGTACACCCCTGTCTATTCATCTCACGTCTTTCCGTGCAGCTGATTGAGTTTTTAATTTATGGCCAACATTAAATTCTTAATACatactttaaatatacatatatttattcgcCTATCATGCACAGAATGGTGTATCAATATCAGTTATCTTACGTAGTCAATAAGCAATGCTTCTTTTTTCCTAACACAAGTATTGCATCTGAAACGTGGTCTACTAAAAATCTCTATGACAACTAATGAATAACTGACGCAACAATGCAAAAATAACTCCCCAGCACAGCATCCTTAACTGTAGATTAGTTTCGGAATacaggaatggaagaagagaaggaactaGGACAGGGCATACaggagtaaaaggaaaagaaaaagaacgggggggggggtgtatatagaCNNNNNNNNNNNNNNNNNNNNNNNNNNNCGCGATTAAGTTGAAAACCTATTACCAACCTGCTGCACGTCTAAAGCTGGGGAAACTGAACAAAGTCCGTAAGTCCACTAATCTTTCAAGAAACAAAGGTCCCATGAGTCTGTTTCTTTCCGTCAGTGTTacaggaggatggaaagaggggcGGGCGAAGGAGAAAGCCTCCAGCCGGCGCCTCTgcttggggaagagagagacccCTGGCACCGGCATCACCCTCGCGGCTCCCTCGAGGCACTGGTGAAGGGGGCAGCGATAAGGTCAACGtaccaacgaaaaaaaagacaattatacTGATGGAGAATTATGTGAGTCGGAATACAAGGAGTCTAAGTCTAGCGTAGTCTAGATAATAAAGATTTTCGGATGCNNNNNNNNNNNNNNNNNNNNNNNNNNNNNNNNNNNNNNNNNNNNNNNNNNNNNNNNNNNNNNNNNNNNNNNNNNNNNNNNNNNNNNNNNNNNNNNNNNNNNNNNNNNNNNNNNNNNNNNNNNNNNNNNNNNNNNNNNNNNNNNNNNNNNNNNNNNNATCATCCATTCTGCCTTATTTAACAAAGTTATTTAAGCAGGCTTTCCCTACAACTGAGTATTGCTCCTTTGCCCTATTCCGGAGCCTGTGATTGAGCCCGTGATTTTGAGCCTAACCTAAGAGACTGGGTCACTGAAGGGTCCGACTGCACTGCGCCAGGGGAATTGGCTCAGTGCAGGCTGTTCATGCAGTGCCTTCCACGTACAAGAAAAATCAAgcgaagaaaaaagggtaaaagaacgCTGAAAACAAAGGAGGGGCAATGACGCAAAGAATGGGCAAAGTTTCATGGGTGATTTATAAAAGAAGTAACGGATGGAATGGAAGGGCTGAATGTGATGAGATTAAAGGACAGACCAGGGCGCCAAGGTGAAGGAAGAGttgaaggagaaagagtagagggTGAGGACTGGGGAGGACGGGTGGCTGGTTGTCCATGAAGACGCCCAACGAACAGATTCTACCATACTGTGCACCCCTTATTTACATTATGCACTCCTGTAAAGGCATTGTGTATCACACAGTTCATGAACTTGGTTAATTATGCAGATCGAAGATTCTCTAATACTTGTCAAAGAACGTCTTTTTGCCGGTGGAAAATGCGCATGTCCAGGGAATTTTTCCCTATCACGTAGGTTCAGTGAGCACCACTCCGCCCCCTGCACTATGTACACAGTTTCCTCTGTGATGAAAAACCCCCCTCATGGCGCTGCGTGGCTTTCCACCCACAACTCCGCTTCCTTCTCATCTGCTGCCTCGGGCTGGTGCACACCCTGGCGTCCCCCGGGATGGGAAAATGGTGTTGTCGGTGCTTCATACACCGGGTGTTAACAATACTGTgagcgtgggcgtgtgtgggcggcCATGGGTGGCAGTGTCATCAGGCTTCTCGTCACCTCCGCGCCAGCTACGAGTGAGAGTCGCGAAGACAACCCCCAGTCTCACTTGAACCCAGCAGCAGTACCAAGACGGGTAATTAGGGCCAAAATAATCTTTCAGAatgttaaatacaaaaataaaaaatatagtgaatCACTTAGGCCAGTAATATCTGCACAGAGGGGGGCGGCACTCGAAGATCGGGAAGCTGATGAGGACAGTTGGACTGTAAACTTAAACAAACCGGCATTAGGAGTGAAGTGTTCCCGAGCAAGAATGGCCTAACCGCCAACACCAACGAAAGGTTAACTGTTCGTTAAAGGCggattacatatatttaatatcagaGCCTTGTTGGACCTCTAGTCGAGCTTTTCACTTAGGGAAACGACTGTGTGCCAAAAAGCCTTTCGATAAAGCTGTTCACAACTGGCTCCTTTTAGTAGATAAAAAGCAACAACTTATTTACTCGCCTTTTTCAGTCACACATCTGTGGACCGTGACGTCAACGATGGTGATCGCGAGTGAATCACCACCTTATGGcccgtttttttgttatatatccatCACTTTCCACCAGGACGGCGGTATCTGCTTGCTTGAAGTCTTCTTGGGAATCAGCtccagagagtgaggagaggtcTTTATGCTGACGGTGTTTGCGCCACGCTTGTTGTATTAGTCGAGCGCAATATTCTTCACGTTGACGCCATAGCGTTGAGGACACGGTTCGTAACCAGGCCCTGTCTGTAGGCGGTGCTACTTCACCTATATCCCCAGAGTCTTCAATTGGGTTTCCTTTACGAGCGAAGAAGTCCTTAGTCAATGCATCAAGGATATCAACGCAGAATGCAAGGTTTCCTTTGCAAATGGGGATATCCATGACACGATTTTGTACTTGTTTGGCTTGTGAATCTGAAGGGGAGGCTctagtaaaacaaaaattgtaAAGAGAGTGGAGAATTCGATAAAACTGTGTGCCTTTGGGATAAAAACTGCTGCCAGATCTCATAGTACATATCTTTAGTCATCGTCGGTGAGACCTTCTTCCACGTCTTCTGTTGTTTTGGAGTAATTCTCGAGGATGACAGCGATGtacatgttgataatgataaggaaggtCATTACCAGGTAGGCCATTAGGTAGCCATACCGATAGCTTGGTTACCGCAGTTAACCAGGATCGCCGGTTCTCTGGATTAGGCTGCCGGCAGTTCCTCTCATTGATAATGCCAGAAAGTACATAAATCCACCCAGCTGACGTCATCATTTGGAACAGCAAAATGAAAGACTGGAAGAACGTTCCCCCCCAAGTTGTAAACAGAGGTCCAAGCCCCCCCGTGTGTTTGACGTTCATGGGAAAAAATGACATGCCCaagattgcaaaaataaatacaaaccaaGAAGAGTAGGGAGCAGATGTTGAAGAGCGCGGGGAAGGACATGGCTAAGGCGAAGAGGAGCGTTCGGATGCCTTGGCTCCCCTTCACTAGACGCAGGGCTCGGCCCACCTTCGCCACGCGGACCACTCGAAGCAACGTCGGGGACACGAAGTAGCGTTCTATGATGTCCTTCAGCACCAGGGCCTGGACGAAGAAAGCAATTAGTAATTTCCCAAAAGTATAAGTCGTAATGTCATATTcattgaaaagggaaagaatcaaAGGATTTCTAACCATAAGACAAGATATGGAATTTATAATCGAATGCATTATCATGCTAGAGTAATTAGCCTGCTATGTTAATGactattgtaaataaaaaataaaatcgataCCATATTGTCTACTCAGATAATGATCTCGATAGGGAATATGCATTGCAAATACTCAGAAGAAAATCTAACTCATGCTTTAAAATTACCAGGCTTACAAAAACTGATCGTCATCTTCAAAATAACAAATGTCTCTTCTTGGAAAAGCAAAATAAGGAGGCATTTCTTAAGCATATTAATCTCTCAATTGGCTCcagtaaaaaagaacaaaaaacacactTAAATACTGCATGACCTGATGTTTTATGTGTAGGCCTACATCTCCCATCccaagagagatagggggggaaatGGATGGGTGGAgagtctttttccttttcccacaccCCCCGAGGTGGTTAATTTTAAGGGCAGACTTTGGCATTCtcttttaaatgtttgtttttttattattattttaaatggacCCCTTGAATTTCGAGTTGCCNNNNNNNNNNNNNNNNNNNNNNNNNNNNNNNNNNNNNNNNNNNNNNNNNNNNNNNNNNNNNNNNNNNNNNNNNNNNNNNNNNNNNNNNNNNNNNNNNNNNNNNNNNNNNNNNNTGTCACTATACagtgttctgttttattttttattgtcattcctGTTATCATTTTATAGTCTTATTTANNNNNNNNNNNNNNNNNNNNNNNNNNNNNNNNNNNNNNNNNNNNNNNNNNNNNNNNNNNNNNNNNNNNNNNNNNNNNNNNNNNNNNNNNNNNNNNNNNNNNNNNNNNNNNNNNNNNNNNNNNNNNNNNNNNNNNNNNNNNNNNNNNNNNNNNNCAGAATTTAAAATATGATAGTGTATTAATCATTATCCGATACAATCAGGGAGTGGTGATGACTAACTTCTATCGCGACCATGAATTGAATTTATAGAATGTTCTCAATTTTGGTTTCTGTTGCTGTGAAGAGTATTACGTTatggtaattatttttacatagcaGTTTGCTCTAtcaaatgatggtaataatggtgatatggtaataataaaaatgattattaccatcatctaaAGCAGActcattattgcattatcgttacatcactattatcattacttactttaaaacattattttattaacaaatttaccataatattttttcccatctATGACATATCTTGATTTaaatcatttattaaaatttataaaaagagtaaaagaaatgaTCAGGTAAATCGTTCGTTTTCAAATATGaagaatgtatattaataaatgagAAATTTTGCATNNNNNNNNNNNNNNNNNNNNNNNNNNNNNNNNNNNNNNNNNNNNNNNNNNNNNNNNNNNNNNNNNNNNNNNNNNNNNNNNNNNNNNNNNNNNNNNNNNNNNNNNNNNNNNNNNNNNNNNNNNNNNNNNNNNNNNNNNNNNNNNNNNNNNNNNNNNNNNNNNNNNNNNNNNNNNNNNNNNNNNNNNNNNNNNNNNNNNNNNNNNNNNNNNNNNNNNNNNNNNNNNNNNNNNNNNNNNNNNNNNNNNNNNNNNNNNNNNNNNNNNNNNNNNAAATTTGAAATATctgtacacactctcacacaaaaACGAAAGTACACCGCGATCTGGCTTTTCCAACAAGCAAATATACACTTCGAAGCGCAAAAAAAGGATCATCgtcgaaatagaaaaaagaagatgccctCAAACAGGCCAAGCAATTAGTAAACCACGCCTTAcctatacatgtaaaaaaaaaaaatcttatttctaAATATCGCGAAAATATCAATACCGcaagaacattttaaaaaaaaacgcatgcaCATAGCAATTACCTTTACTACCTTTAATGAACCATGCAATTTCGTACATCGTAAAGTCTTGTGCGAACAGATGTACATGAGAATTACTCAACTTTACAGTAACACATAAATGGTCTTTTAAAGAGGCCGTACTCACCGccaacaaccatacacacactgAAAGCCTGTTACGGTGTTTGGGAGAAACGACGGTCGCTGAATGCTGGNNNNNNNNNNNNNNNNNNNNNNNNNNNNNNNNNNNNNNNNNNNNNNNNNNNNNNNNNNNNNNNNNNNNNNNNNNNNNNNNNNNNNNNNNNNNNNNNNCTCCTAACTTTGTGCCGTTAATGTTTGCGTATATTTTTTAACTTTCANNNNNNNNNNNNNNNNNNNNNNNNNNNNNNNNNNNNNNNNNNNNNNNNNNNNNNNNNNNNNNNNNNNNNNNNNNNNNNNNNNNNNNNNNNNNNNNNNNNNNNNNNNNNNNNNNNNNNNNNNNNNNNNNNNNNNNNNNNNNNNNATTATTTGTTTCCAAAACTATCCTTTGAGACCTTTTTAGATCTCGCAGACATTCAAATATGCTTGTACTGTATACTGAGCCAGCGAACTATAAATGTGTATTGCCTTTGTGTTGAAGTGCAGCACATTTTGTGTTAAAAAAGTGAATATTGCCGAATGCGGAGGATAtaaaaatcttctttttcttcgtggtaaattatcaaaatttattcgATGACGTATTACAGATATATGGTACAAACtgtgaaatttaaaaacattatacaaAGTGCAAGCAAAAGGCTGAATGTAGAATGAAAGTAATGCCATTTGTTTACTAGTGTTTTTTAGTAGTATACCACTTGGCTACCAAAAGGCAGGCAATGTGTTTTTCGGAGACCATAACAGAGTGGTTTGGGTTCTCCCGGTCAGTCTACAAGCGCGCCGCATGCACTGCTGCGGGAACATACATGGTCGATTTTTTATGCACgctggggaaggggagagctTAAATTCTATCAGTATCGTCTAGCGAAATGACCATCAAAGATAATCTTCAGAATTCtatgaatgtttttaaaataaaataNNNNNNNNNNNNNNNNNNNAAATAGgggagttttttctttctttagaaaAGATTGCCAAAAGTAACTCCAGGAGCAGCGCCTGTGATCCCGCGCACGAAAAATTGGCCACGAAAACACAATATTTTGCATACCTGTTGGATGATATATACGCTTTTTATTAGTAACTACCCCCCAGGAGTATTTTGCACTGTCGTACCGTTCCATTTGATAGAACACAAAGGGTCCAGCAACGGGAATTTAGGGAATCGATTTCACAAAATGTATGAAACCCCAGGACCTATATGCTTGCTCCCAACCGACTCTTAGTCCTGCGCAAAGGTTAGTAATTTGAAATGGGAAAACCTTTGGAAATTTAGATGTAAAACGAAGGGTTTTTTACTAATCGTTCGGGAAATTAGATCCGAGTTTCACAGCCATtggtaaaaaaactaaaattttcccctttttgggaattaCTTTCGGATctgaggaaaaagaaacagtttAAATGCGTGCAGTATGGAAAACTTTTCTCTAATATTTGGTATGTAAACCCAGctagataaataagaaaacaaacatactTTGTATTCAATAGAAAATCTCTGAAGTCAACGTTACTATGCAGTGTATACATAAATCTATGTAATCGTTGTATTAAGGGGAAAAATGTTGGTGAGTTGACATGGATAACGTAAGTAGNNNNNNNNNNNNNNNNNNNNNNNNNNNNNNNNNNNNNNNNNNNNNNNNNNNNNNNNNNNNNNNNNNNNNNNNNNNNNNNNNNNNNNNNNNNNNNNNNNNNNNNNNNNNNNNNNNNNNNNNNNNNNNNNNNNNNNNNNNNNNNNNNNNNNNNNNNNNNNNNNNNNNNNNNNNNNNNNNNNNNNNNTATTATTTTTGAATTGCCAGACACGATGCATCTACGTGGAATGAATATCACAACGCCTGGGTATCAgcatataaaaaaccccaatactTTAGTGGACGGGTACAAATAGCAGACATCGACATGTTTTAACATGACTATATCGCGATGATCCGATATGCTAAAATATTAAGAAAACTAATCAAATTGGTTCATTGATATTTCTATGGGTTGGGTACATAGGCAGGGGAAACTAGTATTTTCTTGAGTTTAAAAACTACCTTTTGTTTGCAAACGAATTTGGTCATAATTTGGTTTTTATTCGGTAATGTCtacatactttttaaaataatagcgGAAAagttgatattttaatatttttaacggGGGTTAGCCGAGTGCTACTTTCTTCATGTATTttacgaaattttttttaaaatctaatatcaTTTATTTGTGTAAGTAATTCACTTAAAAACGTGCAAAAATTTTATACCTAGCATATCAGCTACAAAACAGTGTCCCGGGGTTAGTCAGTAACTACACAACGGGGAAAAGGGCACGTCAGATGATGAAAAACATCGAGAACCGGGCCCCACGAGGCTTAAACATAGCTCTCACCCCTGGTCCTTTTGGTACATTCTgagtatatgaaaaaattttttttttctttttcctaaaaaaactACGAGAACTTTTTAAAAGTCTTTGGGTAAGAAAACCTTCAgagctttaaactttttttttataataaagcgCTGGTGAGTTTGTGCAGGGTACTAGTACAAGCCTAGCAATCTCCCCTCCACGAGCGGGGCCTCCCCCTCCAAACGTCTTGGCGTGGTGTCTTGTAGACTAATTTGAATTCCTCTTGTGGATTTGAATTTCCCCGCTAAAACCCCGACTTAAACTAGCATTTACAAGCATACAATCGACTATTGATTGGAATGCGTAACCAGCGGGCAACAGTCCGCTGAACTGCGTGGGGACCAGCACGAGCCATCTGGCGACATGGCAAGGGCCGAACCAGCAGCGctcccgggttttccccctgggTTTCCTCTCGCGCCCCAAAAGGTCAGGTCCANNNNNNNNNNNNNNNNNNNNNNNNCACTGCCCCGGGGGCCTTTTAGTGTCTGGTGGCAAAACTTTGGGNNNNNNNNNNNNNNNNNNNNNNNNNNNNNNNNNNNNNGAATCACTGAAGTAGATTTTAAtactctctcgctttcctccaaCGGTTTGGTGACTGTATGGAATTTTTAGAGATAACTGAAAAAACTTATCTTTNNNNNNNNNNNNNNNNNNNNNNNNNNNNNNNNNNNNNNNTTTCACGGGGNNNNNNNNNNNNNNNNNNNNNNNNNNNNNNNNNNNNNNNNNNNNNNNNNNNNNNNNNNNNNNNNNNNNNNNNNNNNNNNNNNNNNNNNNNNNNNNNNNNNATCAACGCCTGCCAGAGTTTTCACAAGTGCCTCCCAGAAAACAAGCCGTGAGTGAGAAGCGTGCACCTTGACGCGACGCTTTGACCGGCCCGTGGTAGGGACGGGGTGCGAGTCGGTCACACGGGCCTGGAGGGGGTTTTCCCCACTTAACGCTGCCACGAATGATTCGAGGAAATAAAAACGTTGcgttgtcttttctctcttttgcattCCTTTTTGGGGAATGCGGGTGGCAGGGCCTTCTACACGTGGGGAAAAGGTGTGCAGGGGCCCCCCACCTTGCggggttccccctttccccgcggGTTAACTTACGAAAGGGCGTGCTTTAAACTAAATCTCATTGTAAATTTTTAGATAgaaaacaaatttgttttttaaaaataaacatttgaatttaaaataaatttggacACAAGTggatattaaaaccaaaaaaaatgaaaaccgagGCTTGGAGGGGGCCCCCTCGACAACGGCAGAATAATTTTGTGTAGAATATGGATGAGGTTGGAGGCCGTGAGCTCCGGTGGGCACTCCATATTTCAAACAAAAAGAGTACAAATTGAAGGAGTTTTTACAGCACTGTCTCTTAAAAGTTAGTGTCTGCATTACAAGCCCGTTGTTGtatggggcggggagggagagtgCCGTGTGATGGCCGAGCGGTGTAAACGGTGGACAAAACACGAGAGCGAGGCCCTCTGGGGCCTGCACTGACCCACCACACCCACTACAAACGAGGGGGGGCGTGCCGccctggagggaaaaaaaagtcgcTCGTTGTTTGGTGCCCTAGTGGCACCATGCCCCCTCGCGCCAGCCCCAGTCAAGCCTGGAGCCCCTATTTGGGGAAAATTCTTAAGAGCTAAATTTAAGTGTAATCCCCCAGGAGATAAATTTTAGCAATTTTTTGTTATACCTGTTAAAAAACTGTAACTTTTTAGAAGAAGACGAACAAAAATTCAGTCTGAAGACGAGAGGTAGAACAGAGTGGTTTGAAAAACAAAGCGCCCCGGAGATGCCAAACGCNNNNNNNNNNNNNNNNNNNNNNNNNNNNNNNNNNNNNNNNNNNNNNNNNNNNNNNNNNNNNNNNNNNNNNNNNNAGCCCGATGGCGTCACCgcgggggaaaaggccccccggCCCCCGGCTCGCCCGCCcctcctggggtttttttttttcccccccgcacaCGCGTAACCCCGGCTTTCATTTCGTCTTTCCGTGCAGCTGAATTGAGTTTCTAATTTATGGCCAACATTAAATTCTTaaatacatactttaatatacatatatttattcgcCTATCATGCACAGAATGGTGTATCAATATCAGTTTATCTTACGTAGTCAATAAGCAATGCTTCTTTTTTCCTAACACAAGATATTGCATCTGAAACGTGGTCTACTAAAATCTTTATGACAACTAATGCATAACTGACGCAACAATGCAAAAATAACTCGCCAGCACAGCATCCTTAACTGTAGATTAGTTTCGGAATacaggaatggaagaagagaaggaactaGGACAGGGCATACaggagtaaaaggaaaagaaaaagaaacgggggggggggtgtatatagaCNNNNNNNNNNNNNNNNNNNNNNNNCGCGATTAAGTTGAAAACCTTATTACCAACCTGCTGCACGTCTAAAGCTGGGGAACTGAACAAGTCCGTAAGTCCACTAATCTTTCAAGAACTAAGTCCCATGAGTCTGTTCATCCGTCAGTGTTacaaggaggatggaaagaggggcGGGCGAAGGAGAAAGCCTCCAGCCGGCGCCTCTgcttggggaagagagagacgccTGGCACCGGCATCACCCTCGCGGCTCCCTCGAGGCACTGGTGAAGGTGGCAGCGATAAGGTCAACGTACCAACGCAAAAGAGCAATTATACTGATGGAGAATTATGTGAGTCGGAATACAAGGAGTCTAAGTCTAGTCGTAGTCTAGNNNNNNNNNNNNNNNNNNNNNNNNNNNNNNNNNNNNNNNNNNNNNNNNNNNNNNNNNNNNNNNNNNNNNNNNNNNNNNNNNNNNNNNNNNNNNNNNNNNNNNNNNNNNNNNNNNNNNNNNNNNNNNNNNNNNNNNNNNNNNNNNNNNNNNNNNNNNNNNNNNNNNNNNNNNNNNNNNGATCATCCATTCTGCCTTATTTAACAAAGTTATTGAAGCAGGCTTTCCCTACAACTGAGTATTGCTCCTTTGCCCTATTCCGGAGCCTGTGATTGAGCCCGTGATCTGAGCCTAACCTAAGAGACTGGGTCACTGAAGGGTCCGACTGCACTGCGCCAGGGGAATTGGCTCAGTGCAGGCTGTTCATGCAGTGCCTTCCACGTACAAAGGAAAAgtcaagcgaagaaaaaaaaggtaaatgaacgCTGAAACAAAGGAGTGGGCAATGACGCAAAGAATGGGCAAAGTTGCATGCTGATTTATAAAAGAAGTAACGGATGGAATGGAAGGCTGAATGTGATGAGATTAAAGGACAGACCAGGGCGCCAAGGTGAAGGAAGAGttgaaggagaaagagtagaggaTGAGGACTGGGGAGGACGGGTGGCTGGTTGTCCATGAAGACGCCTAACGAACAGATTCTACCATACTGTGCACCCGTTATTTACATTATGCACTCCTGTAAAGGCATTGTGTATCACACAGTTCATGAACTTGGTTAATTATGCAGATCGAAGATTCTCTAATACTTGTCAAGAACTGTCCTTTTGCCGGTGGAAAATGCGCATGTCCAGGGAATTTTCCATATCACGTAGGTTCAGTGAGCACCACTCCGCCCCCTGCACTATGTACACAGTTTCCTTTATGATGAAACCCCCTCATGGCGCTGCGTGGCTTTCCACCCACAACTCCGCTTCCTTCTCATCTGCTGCCTCGGTCTGGTGCACACCCTGGCCGTCCTCGGGGATGGGAAGTGGTGTTGTCGGTGCTTCATACACCGGGTGTTAACAATACTGTgagcgtgggcgtgtgtgggcggcCATGGGTGGCAGTGTCATCAGGCTTCTCGTCACCTCCGCGCCAGCTACGAGTGAGAGTCGCGAAGACAACCCCCAGTCTCACTTGAACCCAGCAGCAGTACCAAGACGGGTAATTAGGGCCTAATAATCATTCAGAatgttaaatacaaaaataaacatatagtgAATCACTTAGGCCAGTAATATCTGCACAGAGGGCGCGGCACTCGAAGATCGGGAAGCTGATGAGGACAGTTGGACTGTAAACTTAAACAACACGGCATTAGGAGTGAAGTGTTCCCGAGCAAGAATGGCCTAACCGCCAACACCAACGAGGTTAACTTCGTTAACGgcggatttacatatatttaatatcagaGCCTTGTTGGACCTCTAGTCGAGCTTTTTTCACTTAGCAAACGACTGTGTGCCAATAGCCTTTCGATAAAGCTGTTCACAACTGGCTCCTTTTAGTAGATAAAAAGCAACAACTTATTTACTCGCCTTTTTCAGTCACACATCTGTGGACCGTGACGTCAACGATGGTGATCGCGAGTGAATCACCACCTTATGGccgttttttgttatatatccatCACTTTCCACCAGGACGGCGGTATCTGCTTGCTTGAAGTCTTCTTGGGAATCAGCtccagagagtgaggagaggtcTTTATGCTGACGGTGTTTGCGCCACGCTTGTTGTATTAGTCGAGCGCAATATTCTTCACGTTGACGCCATAGCGTTGAGGACACTGGTTCGTAACCAGGCCTGTCTGTAGGCGGTGCTACTTCACCTATGTCCCCAGAGTCTTCAATTGGGTTTCCTTTACGAGCGAAGAAGTCCTTAGTCAATGCATCAAGGATATCAACGCAGAATACAAGGTTTCCTTTGCAAATGGGGATATCCATTGACACGATTTTGTACTTGTTTGGCTTGTGAATCTGAAGGGGAGGCTCTAGTACATCCAAAAATTGTGAGAGAGTGGAGAATTCGATAAACTGTGTGCCTTTGGGATCAAACTGCTGCCAGATCTCATAGTACATATCGTAGTCATCGTCGGTGAGACCTTCTTCCACGTCTTC
Encoded proteins:
- the LOC119591522 gene encoding sodium channel protein para-like; its protein translation is MSLPALFNICLLLFLVVFIFAIFGMSFFMNVKHTGGLDSVYNFETFFQSFILLFQMMTSAGWSDVLSGIINERNCRQPNPETGDPGNCGNQAIGIGYLMAYLVMTFLIIINMYIAVILENYSQATEDVEEGLTDDDYDMYYEIWQQFDPKGTQFIEFSTLSQFLDVLEPPLQIHKPNKYKIVSMDIPICKGNLVFCVDILDALTKDFFARKGNPIEDSGDIGEVAPPTDRPGYEPVSSTLWRQREEYCARLIQQAWRKHRQHKDLSSLSGADSQEDFKQADTAVLVESDGYITKNGHKVVIHSRSPSLTSRSTDV